One window of the Wolbachia endosymbiont of Encarsia formosa genome contains the following:
- a CDS encoding aspartate aminotransferase family protein — protein MGHVVNAYNRSEASIVRGEGVYLFDKDGKKYLDFAAGISTTSLGHCHPYITDKLKEQLDSLWHCSNIFTIPQQERLAQRLTELTFADKVFFCSSGLEATEAAIKFIRRYFYLNGQEKRNRIITIEGGFHGRSIAAISAGANEKSREGFAPLLSGFDKVPRNNIEALEKKINSETAAIFLEPIQSEGGVHPLDVEYLQKVREITKAQGIILCFDEVQCGYGRIGSLFYYQNIGVEPDMLTCAKAMGNGFPLAACLVKDYIAEAITPGTHGSTYGGNPLAMTVGNAVLDVMLKEGFFDHVKKVSKYLKEKLLPLTEEFPKIVSEVRGEGLLIGIELRVPLADKIVKQSLDKGLIMTKILNNRVIRITPPLVVENMHVNEVCDIFHDLFFYIKDI, from the coding sequence ATGGGTCATGTTGTTAATGCTTATAATAGATCTGAAGCTTCTATAGTTAGAGGAGAAGGAGTATATCTCTTCGATAAGGATGGTAAAAAATATTTAGATTTTGCTGCAGGAATTTCTACAACCTCTCTAGGGCATTGTCATCCATACATTACAGATAAACTGAAGGAACAACTGGATTCATTGTGGCACTGCTCTAATATTTTTACTATTCCCCAGCAGGAAAGGCTTGCTCAGCGTTTAACAGAACTTACCTTTGCCGATAAAGTTTTTTTCTGCTCAAGTGGACTTGAAGCAACAGAAGCTGCAATTAAATTTATTCGCCGTTATTTTTACTTAAATGGACAAGAAAAGCGCAATCGAATTATTACAATTGAAGGAGGTTTTCATGGCCGCAGTATTGCTGCAATTTCTGCTGGAGCAAATGAAAAATCACGCGAAGGCTTTGCTCCGCTACTTTCTGGTTTTGATAAAGTTCCAAGAAATAACATTGAAGCATTAGAAAAGAAAATCAATAGCGAAACAGCTGCCATATTTTTAGAGCCCATACAAAGTGAAGGCGGAGTACATCCATTGGACGTAGAGTATCTTCAAAAAGTAAGAGAGATAACAAAAGCTCAAGGAATAATTTTATGCTTTGATGAAGTGCAATGCGGATATGGACGGATTGGCTCTCTATTTTACTATCAAAATATAGGAGTTGAACCTGATATGCTCACTTGTGCGAAGGCTATGGGTAATGGATTTCCTCTGGCTGCATGTTTAGTAAAAGATTATATAGCAGAAGCAATCACTCCAGGAACTCATGGGTCAACTTATGGAGGTAATCCACTTGCTATGACTGTTGGTAATGCAGTACTCGATGTAATGCTAAAGGAAGGCTTTTTTGACCATGTTAAGAAGGTCAGTAAATATCTAAAAGAAAAGTTGTTGCCTTTGACTGAAGAATTTCCGAAGATCGTTTCAGAAGTTCGTGGGGAGGGTTTATTGATAGGTATAGAGCTTAGAGTGCCTTTGGCTGATAAAATTGTTAAACAATCTCTTGACAAAGGCTTAATAATGACTAAAATTTTAAATAATAGGGTAATAAGAATAACTCCTCCACTTGTTGTTGAGAATATGCATGTGAATGAAGTGTGTGATATATTTCATGATTTATTTTTTTATATTAAAGATATATAG
- a CDS encoding HlyC/CorC family transporter: protein MDWLLISVLSAIFFLLILSFLFSGSEIGLTSISRSRVNKLKLDGNKRAKIIDRLLNTKELTIGTILLCNTIINITCSALFTAIFINFFESEGIFFSTAMMTFCILLFCEVLPKTYAMQNPEKFTLLSTYFMLFFVKILSPLTLGIQFIVNLILKLCGLHKNREVISAADAMRNMITLHRSEGTMLQQDLDMLSSILDLAETEISQIITHRRNLFSLDIDRNKEELIKEILTSSHSRVPLWQKEPDNVVGVVHVKNLINALREKGDKIDITQVMSKPWFIPESTPLSVQLHNFRKNRKHLAFVIDEYGALQGIVTLEDILEEIVGEIADEHDFITENFIKKISDNMYHIEGKSTIRDINRQLHWDLPDEEATTLAGMIVNEIERIPEENEEFSMYGFYFKILKKDKNIITMIEVQVKTDNTVVAIN from the coding sequence ATGGATTGGTTATTGATTTCAGTATTGTCAGCAATTTTCTTCTTGTTGATTTTATCGTTTTTGTTTTCAGGATCAGAAATAGGGTTAACTTCAATTAGCCGCTCCCGAGTTAATAAACTAAAGCTAGATGGAAATAAAAGAGCTAAGATAATAGACCGCTTATTGAATACAAAAGAATTAACAATAGGAACAATACTACTGTGCAATACAATTATTAACATTACTTGTTCCGCTTTATTTACAGCAATATTTATAAATTTCTTTGAAAGTGAGGGCATCTTTTTCTCAACAGCTATGATGACGTTTTGTATTTTGCTGTTTTGCGAGGTGTTACCAAAAACTTACGCCATGCAAAATCCTGAAAAATTTACATTACTTTCTACTTATTTTATGCTGTTTTTTGTCAAGATTCTTTCTCCATTGACATTAGGCATTCAGTTTATTGTCAATCTCATTCTGAAGTTATGTGGGCTTCATAAGAATAGGGAGGTAATATCTGCAGCAGATGCAATGCGTAATATGATTACTCTTCATCGCAGTGAAGGAACTATGTTACAACAGGATTTAGATATGCTAAGTAGTATACTTGATTTGGCTGAGACGGAGATATCGCAAATTATTACCCACAGGAGAAACTTATTTTCTCTTGATATAGATCGAAACAAAGAAGAGTTAATAAAAGAGATTTTGACTAGTAGTCATAGTAGGGTACCTTTATGGCAAAAAGAACCAGATAACGTTGTCGGAGTGGTTCACGTAAAAAATCTAATAAATGCCTTACGTGAAAAGGGTGATAAAATAGATATTACCCAAGTTATGTCAAAGCCTTGGTTTATACCAGAAAGTACACCGCTTAGTGTGCAACTTCACAACTTTCGTAAAAATAGGAAACACCTTGCATTTGTTATTGATGAGTACGGAGCCCTTCAGGGAATTGTTACTCTTGAGGACATACTGGAAGAAATAGTTGGAGAAATTGCGGATGAACATGATTTTATCACAGAGAATTTTATAAAAAAGATATCCGATAATATGTATCACATAGAAGGAAAATCTACTATTAGGGATATTAATAGACAGTTACATTGGGATCTTCCTGATGAAGAAGCTACAACTCTAGCAGGTATGATTGTAAATGAGATAGAGCGCATTCCTGAAGAAAATGAAGAGTTTTCCATGTACGGTTTTTACTTTAAGATTTTAAAAAAAGATAAAAATATTATTACTATGATTGAAGTACAAGTAAAAACTGATAATACTGTAGTAGCAATTAATTAG
- a CDS encoding DUF2312 domain-containing protein gives MEDTVKITAEDLKSYIERIEKLEQEKRDVQDHIRDVYAKAADEGWDIKVMKQIIRLRKMDDDDREEQEILLDTYKRALGMNYEGE, from the coding sequence ATGGAAGATACAGTAAAAATAACGGCTGAAGATTTGAAGAGCTATATAGAGAGAATCGAAAAACTTGAACAAGAAAAGAGGGATGTGCAAGATCACATTCGTGATGTATATGCAAAAGCTGCAGATGAAGGTTGGGATATAAAAGTGATGAAACAGATTATTAGGCTAAGAAAGATGGATGATGATGACAGGGAGGAACAGGAAATATTACTTGATACCTACAAACGTGCATTGGGAATGAATTACGAAGGTGAATAG
- a CDS encoding UbiX family flavin prenyltransferase, translated as MNSRIVIGISGASGSIYGVRILEALKNTNHETHLVISSAGKITIAHEIKEKLEDIISLADFYYSEEKIGEKIASGSFKTSGMVIAPCSMKTMSEIASGVTSNLLTRAADVTLKERRKLVLMVRESPLHLGHLRNMLKLTEMGAIVAPPMPAFYIKPKSLDDIVNHSVGKILNLFDIVLPDFEEWQGNVNYY; from the coding sequence GTGAATAGTAGGATTGTAATTGGAATAAGTGGAGCATCTGGTTCTATTTACGGTGTACGGATTCTAGAGGCACTAAAAAATACCAATCATGAAACTCATTTAGTGATCAGCAGTGCTGGAAAAATAACTATAGCTCATGAGATTAAAGAAAAACTTGAAGATATTATATCGCTTGCAGATTTTTACTATTCTGAAGAAAAAATAGGAGAAAAAATAGCAAGCGGCTCATTTAAAACCTCAGGTATGGTTATTGCTCCATGTTCTATGAAAACAATGTCTGAAATAGCATCGGGGGTGACTTCCAATCTATTAACAAGGGCTGCAGATGTAACTCTAAAAGAAAGAAGAAAATTAGTTCTTATGGTGCGAGAATCTCCACTACATCTTGGACATCTACGAAATATGTTAAAACTAACCGAGATGGGAGCAATTGTTGCTCCGCCGATGCCTGCTTTTTATATTAAACCAAAATCTTTGGATGATATTGTAAATCATTCTGTTGGTAAGATATTGAATTTATTTGATATTGTATTACCTGATTTCGAGGAGTGGCAAGGAAATGTCAATTATTATTGA
- the folD gene encoding bifunctional methylenetetrahydrofolate dehydrogenase/methenyltetrahydrofolate cyclohydrolase FolD yields MSIIIDGKKIANDLCEELSKKIDILKKEYNVFPCLKVILVGSNPASQVYVRNKQKKAESIGISSETIVLPDSISEDELIEKVNTLNEDSSVHGILVQLPLPKHISASRIINTVSVEKDVDGFHDENVGRLVKGEKNCLIPCTPKGSLHLIKSVENNLSGKNAVIIGRSNIVGKPMFHLLLQENCTVTILHSQSRDLADYCSKADIVVAAVGKPNFVQPDWIKKGAIVIDVGINSINIGSQSKLVGDVDFEEVKEKVKAITPVPGGVGPMTIAFLMINTVVAACLQREVDPSDFIA; encoded by the coding sequence ATGTCAATTATTATTGATGGTAAAAAAATAGCAAATGATCTCTGTGAGGAGCTATCAAAAAAAATTGATATTTTAAAGAAAGAGTATAATGTTTTTCCTTGCTTAAAAGTAATCCTCGTAGGTAGCAATCCAGCAAGTCAGGTCTATGTTCGTAATAAACAAAAAAAAGCAGAATCAATAGGCATAAGTTCTGAAACTATTGTTTTGCCTGATAGTATCTCAGAAGACGAATTGATTGAAAAAGTTAATACATTAAATGAAGATTCATCTGTGCATGGAATTTTAGTGCAGTTACCTTTACCAAAGCACATCAGTGCAAGCAGAATAATTAATACAGTAAGTGTTGAAAAAGATGTAGATGGCTTTCATGATGAAAATGTTGGCAGGTTAGTTAAAGGTGAAAAAAATTGTCTGATACCTTGTACTCCCAAAGGTTCTTTGCATTTAATTAAGTCAGTTGAAAATAATCTGTCCGGTAAAAATGCGGTAATCATTGGCAGATCAAATATTGTGGGTAAGCCAATGTTTCACCTATTGTTGCAAGAAAATTGCACTGTTACCATCTTGCATTCACAAAGTAGGGATTTAGCTGATTATTGCTCTAAGGCGGATATAGTAGTTGCAGCAGTTGGAAAGCCAAATTTTGTTCAACCAGATTGGATAAAAAAAGGTGCAATAGTGATTGATGTTGGCATAAATAGCATTAACATAGGAAGTCAAAGTAAGCTTGTGGGTGATGTTGACTTTGAGGAAGTAAAAGAAAAAGTCAAAGCTATTACTCCAGTGCCTGGTGGAGTTGGCCCGATGACAATAGCATTTCTTATGATAAACACTGTAGTTGCTGCTTGCTTACAGCGGGAAGTTGATCCTTCTGATTTTATTGCTTAA
- a CDS encoding cell envelope biogenesis protein OmpA: MCMNYMRAMKVFAVLVALASTASNGTSELEDQYGDHYEEQYTYQHEDRYEDQYEDYYYVGYVGLNFGTQWSEKFQFKPSVVFGYHHNQNSKFELEVLADISDINDKEKRKVGASLLANYLYYPDLEIDPIRLYASIGLGGYIRILPSFGLGKDTTKNETLDKILGAIDYKVKLGVDCEIIQQIVGTVAIAASGQLSGFKPPMKKPDAIIEVGIRYNF, encoded by the coding sequence ATGTGTATGAATTATATGAGAGCGATGAAAGTGTTTGCTGTGTTGGTTGCTTTAGCAAGTACAGCTAGTAATGGTACAAGTGAGTTAGAAGATCAGTACGGAGACCATTATGAAGAGCAGTACACATATCAGCATGAAGACCGGTATGAAGACCAGTACGAAGATTATTACTATGTAGGTTATGTAGGTTTAAACTTTGGTACTCAATGGAGTGAAAAATTTCAATTCAAACCTAGCGTTGTTTTTGGTTATCATCATAACCAAAATTCTAAGTTTGAACTTGAGGTTCTTGCTGACATAAGTGATATAAATGATAAAGAAAAAAGGAAAGTAGGAGCTAGTTTATTGGCAAATTACCTTTACTATCCTGATCTTGAAATTGATCCCATTAGATTATATGCTAGTATAGGGCTGGGTGGATATATTCGAATATTGCCATCTTTTGGTCTTGGTAAAGATACAACTAAAAATGAAACATTAGATAAAATACTGGGTGCTATCGACTATAAAGTAAAGTTAGGTGTTGATTGTGAAATTATTCAGCAGATAGTTGGCACAGTTGCTATTGCTGCAAGTGGTCAATTAAGTGGCTTTAAACCACCGATGAAAAAACCAGATGCAATCATAGAAGTAGGTATACGTTATAATTTTTAA
- the leuS gene encoding leucine--tRNA ligase, protein MKYDFKNVEKFYQNKWDFSVSKDSKKKKCYVLEMFPYPSGKIHMGHLRNYAIGDVIACYKRARGFEVLHPIGWDAFGLPAENAARDNNINPAAWTQDNIDNMRAQLKSIGLSYNWDRELSTCEPDYYKHEQKFFLDFLKHGLTYRKESWVNWDPVDQTVLANEQVVDGKGWRSGAVVEKRKLSQWFLKITDFAEDLLHCLQSLKNWPEKVKTMQERWIGKSEGATIDFEIVGLNKKLKIFTTSPHTLFGASFLALAAEHPIVQDLKDEDIQGFIDSVKAKGENDEKIGIYTRLNVKHPFLDKELPLYIANFVLMEYGEGAIFGCPAHDQRDFEFAQKYGLPIIPVVCEESTKTTEILKEPYFGDGVMFNSEFLNGLMINEGKEVIIKKLEEKGIGKKTINYRLHDWGISRQRYWGCPIPVIYCKDCGIVQVPEKDLPVVLPTDVEFTSGGNPLDKHPTWKFVDCPKCGKQAERETDTFDTFFESSWYFAAFCSENKSINKDTCNRFMPVDYYIGGIEHAILHLLYSRFFCRALTKCSYFDIKEPFSTLITQGMVCHVTYKDENGKWLFPEEAKELIAKGTKIQVGKVEKMSKSKKNTVDPNFIIEKYGADTARLFVLSDTPPEKDMEWSDDGVEGCFRYINKLWRMVVQLRPVNIHYDNENIVGKLLEYRKKIHKLLQGLTDDLENCRLNCVVAKFREMTNLIAEIDVKTGKSLIDEGICILIRVIEPFMPHLAENLWQEIGGEGMLYMQPWPKADESLLIDNMVTVAVQINGKLRATIEVATDLPQEKLKKIATDSVSNKIDQSKIRTIYAVPNKVVNIVI, encoded by the coding sequence ATGAAATATGATTTTAAAAACGTTGAAAAATTCTACCAAAATAAGTGGGATTTTTCTGTAAGCAAAGATAGTAAAAAGAAGAAATGTTACGTGTTGGAAATGTTTCCATATCCATCTGGTAAGATTCATATGGGGCACCTGCGTAACTATGCAATAGGAGATGTTATAGCATGTTACAAGAGAGCTCGTGGATTTGAGGTTTTGCACCCAATTGGCTGGGATGCGTTTGGATTACCAGCTGAAAATGCAGCAAGGGACAATAACATTAACCCTGCAGCATGGACACAAGATAATATAGATAATATGCGCGCGCAGCTAAAATCTATAGGTCTTTCATACAATTGGGATCGTGAGCTCTCCACATGTGAGCCTGATTATTACAAACACGAACAGAAATTTTTTCTGGATTTTTTAAAGCATGGTCTTACCTATCGAAAAGAGTCGTGGGTTAATTGGGATCCAGTGGACCAAACAGTGCTTGCAAATGAGCAAGTGGTTGATGGAAAAGGATGGCGATCAGGTGCAGTTGTTGAAAAACGTAAGTTATCTCAGTGGTTTTTAAAGATTACTGATTTTGCTGAAGATTTGCTTCATTGTTTGCAAAGTTTAAAAAATTGGCCAGAAAAAGTCAAAACTATGCAAGAGCGCTGGATAGGAAAATCTGAAGGGGCAACTATAGATTTTGAAATAGTTGGCCTGAATAAGAAATTAAAGATTTTTACAACTTCTCCTCATACTTTATTTGGAGCTTCTTTTCTTGCATTAGCAGCAGAGCACCCTATTGTACAAGACCTTAAGGACGAAGACATACAAGGCTTTATCGACAGTGTGAAGGCAAAGGGGGAGAATGATGAAAAAATCGGGATTTACACAAGATTAAATGTCAAACATCCATTTCTTGATAAAGAGTTGCCACTGTACATAGCGAATTTTGTGTTGATGGAGTATGGAGAAGGCGCGATTTTTGGTTGCCCTGCACATGATCAGCGTGATTTTGAATTTGCACAGAAGTATGGTTTACCTATTATTCCTGTAGTTTGTGAAGAGAGCACAAAGACCACAGAGATCTTAAAAGAACCGTACTTCGGTGATGGGGTGATGTTCAATTCTGAATTCTTAAACGGACTAATGATTAATGAGGGAAAGGAAGTAATCATTAAAAAGCTTGAAGAAAAAGGAATAGGTAAGAAAACAATAAACTATCGTCTACACGATTGGGGAATTTCAAGGCAACGTTATTGGGGATGTCCTATACCTGTTATATATTGTAAAGATTGTGGAATTGTTCAAGTTCCAGAAAAAGACCTCCCTGTTGTTCTACCAACGGATGTAGAATTTACAAGTGGTGGTAATCCCCTGGACAAGCACCCAACCTGGAAATTTGTTGATTGTCCAAAGTGCGGAAAGCAAGCAGAACGTGAAACTGATACATTTGACACTTTTTTTGAATCTTCTTGGTATTTTGCTGCATTTTGCAGTGAAAATAAATCGATTAATAAAGATACTTGTAATCGTTTTATGCCTGTTGATTATTACATAGGTGGAATAGAACATGCAATTCTACATTTGCTTTACTCAAGGTTTTTCTGCCGTGCTTTAACTAAATGTAGCTATTTTGACATTAAAGAGCCTTTCTCTACTTTAATCACTCAAGGAATGGTCTGTCATGTAACTTATAAAGATGAGAATGGCAAATGGCTCTTTCCCGAAGAAGCAAAAGAGTTGATTGCGAAGGGTACTAAGATCCAAGTTGGAAAAGTCGAAAAGATGAGCAAGTCGAAAAAGAACACAGTTGACCCAAACTTTATCATAGAAAAATACGGTGCTGATACTGCTCGTTTGTTTGTATTATCTGACACTCCTCCGGAAAAAGATATGGAATGGTCTGATGATGGAGTGGAAGGTTGTTTTCGCTACATAAATAAATTGTGGCGTATGGTAGTGCAACTTAGGCCCGTAAACATACACTATGATAATGAAAACATTGTAGGTAAACTCCTAGAGTACAGAAAAAAAATCCATAAACTATTGCAAGGACTTACAGATGACTTGGAAAACTGCAGATTAAACTGTGTGGTAGCAAAGTTTCGTGAAATGACAAATTTAATAGCTGAAATAGACGTAAAAACTGGAAAATCTCTTATTGATGAAGGTATATGCATACTAATCAGAGTAATTGAGCCATTCATGCCACACCTGGCTGAAAATTTATGGCAAGAAATAGGAGGTGAAGGCATGCTATATATGCAACCTTGGCCAAAAGCTGATGAATCACTACTAATTGATAATATGGTGACTGTAGCAGTGCAGATCAATGGAAAGTTACGTGCGACCATTGAAGTGGCAACTGATTTACCTCAAGAAAAATTGAAGAAAATAGCAACAGATTCTGTATCTAACAAAATCGATCAAAGCAAAATTCGCACTATATATGCTGTACCAAATAAGGTAGTAAACATAGTTATATAA